TTTTTTCTCGCTTTCGCGAAAGCGAGATATCACAAAGCTTATTGAAAGTATTTAGGTCATTTTCCAGACATGACAAATAAGGGAATGTCGCTGAACATCCCAAACTCCATCGCCATATTTGTGGAGAATAATTTAGAAAGAAAGCTGTGTTTACGGTTACCAAAAGCAAGCATACTGCTGTCCCGGCTCTCAATAAAGTGTCGCACGCCCTCTTTTACATCATGACCGGTAACATGATGAAATGTATGCGGAATGCCTTGAAATTGACCCTCTAGCCATTCTCTATTTTTAGATTCTGAGGTATTAAGTTCCTTTTCTTCTGCTACATGAAGGATACATAAGTGTCCTTGCAAGAAATGGATGACCTGCTTGAATTGCTCGATTTGATTTTTGTGGTATTTCAGCTTGTAATCTGTGGTAAGGACGACTTCGTGCGTATCCTTCACCTTGAAATCAAGAGGTACACTCAATATTGGGCATTCATCAACGTATTCCATGG
This genomic interval from Nonlabens spongiae contains the following:
- a CDS encoding universal stress protein gives rise to the protein MMLIFDEKAPQMTKILIPTDFSLNANNAIDYALELFKYQPCIFFFINVYKMEFGNRAALNSPTSKDYELENEKSKSLKGLKEAVKRITASSSATDHSYEIITSLDDLDDAMKSVIKKEQINLVVMGTKGASNYEKKAFGSNAIHTMEYVDECPILSVPLDFKVKDTHEVVLTTDYKLKYHKNQIEQFKQVIHFLQGHLCILHVAEEKELNTSESKNREWLEGQFQGIPHTFHHVTGHDVKEGVRHFIESRDSSMLAFGNRKHSFLSKLFSTNMAMEFGMFSDIPLFVMSGK